A single region of the Portunus trituberculatus isolate SZX2019 chromosome 29, ASM1759143v1, whole genome shotgun sequence genome encodes:
- the LOC123510413 gene encoding myosin light chain kinase A-like yields MEEITVNSQESTQQLRDTQDLQDFANEPEQLEQTLGRVWGRLFAIQEPFISYNLTKKSHTFGRGGVDHQFNSSNFDRLLLPYISNVHFKIMLEEKPDGESLIILEDLSLNGMFINGKQTKGIKTVLQNNFEIGFANPTKKLYVFYDCLKNDAEDYPRELTQTYTISKRLGEGSFGEVRLAYRQGTLERCAIKILKKKGTCMALNNLKQITNEIHLLKSVDHPCIIKFLDAIETPEKMFIVMEAAGGGELFDRLVSRGSLPEPAVKFFFYQLLLAVQYLHQRKITHRDIKPENILLATTDEFTTIKLTDFGLSKLAADASQMTTFCGTFIYIAPELLDTATATYTSQVDMWSLGVVLYVSFVGASPFHGNDLQVRQSILQAKYSFGHKLWKGVSEPARDLITRLLVRDPKLRLDAAAALNHHWLEDDEMKQQVETLLQTNMPSFTPPSRKRPLQEEEDTLPSPLDKTPRLPNGEVGDFLHGR; encoded by the exons ATGGAGGAAATCACCGTCAACAGCCAGGAAAGCACgcag CAACTACGGGACACACAGGATCTGCAGGACTTTGCCAATGAACCCGAGCAGCTGGAACAGACTCTGGGGAGAGTGTGGGGGAGACTGTTTGCCATCCAGGAACCTTTTATTTCATACA ACCTCACCAAGAAGAGTCATACGTTCGGCAGAGGAGGTGTAGACCACCAATTCAATAGCTCCAACTTTGACCGCCTCCTGCTGCCTTATATATCTAATGTGCATTTCAA GATCATGTTGGAGGAGAAACCAGATGGGGAGTCCTTGATCATTTTGGAGGACTTGTCGCTCAACGGGATGTTCATCAACGGGAAGCAGACCAAGGGAATCAAGACTGTGCTGCAGAACAACTTTGAGATTGGCTTTGCTAACCCCACCAAGAAAT TGTATGTGTTCTACGACTGCCTGAAGAATGACGCAGAGGACTACCCCAGAGAGCTGACTCAGACCTACACCATCTccaagaggcttggggagggtTCCTTTGGTGAGGTGCGGTTGGCGTACAGACAg ggGACACTTGAGAGGTGTGCCATCAAGATCCTGAAGAAGAAAGGGACCTGCATGGCTCTTAACAATCTGAAGCAGATCACCAATGAGATACACCTCCTCAAGTCTGTGGATCAT CCATGCATCATAAAGTTTCTGGACGCCATTGAGACCCCAGAGAAGATGTTCATAGTGATGGAGGCAGCCGGTGGAGGAGAGCTATTCGATCGCCTAGTATCCCGAGGCTCTCTCCCTGAACCGGCTGTCAAGTTCTTCTTTTATCAACTCCTCTTAGCCGTGCAGTACCTACACCAGCGCAAGATCACCCACAGGGACATTAAG CCAGAGAACATCCTATTGGCCACAACCGACGAGTTTACCACCATTAAGCTGACAGACTTTGGCCTCTCTAAGTTAGCTGCCGATGCCTCCCAGATGACCACCTTTTGCGGCACCTTCATCTACATTGCCCCTGAGCTCCTTGACACAGCCACTGCCACTTATACCAGCCAGGTGGACATGTGGAGCCTGGGTGTGGTGCTCTATGTCAG TTTTGTTGGAGCATCGCCTTTCCACGGCAACGACTTGCAGGTGCGCCAGAGCATCCTGCAAGCCAAGTACAGTTTTGGCCACAAGCTCTGGAAGGGAGTGTCAGAGCCAGCCAGGGACCTCATCACACGCCTTCTTGTCAGGGACCCTAAGCTGAGActagatgctgctgctgctctcaatCATCATTggctggag GATGACGAGATGAAGCAGCAAGTGGAGACGCTGCTGCAGACCAATatgccttccttcactccacccAGCAGGAAGAGaccactgcaggaggaggaggacacactcCCATCGCCCTTGGACAAGACCCCCAGGCTGCCCAATGGTGAAGTGGGGGACTTTCTCCATGGGAGGTAA
- the LOC123510415 gene encoding uncharacterized protein LOC123510415, giving the protein MSGRASCLTVVLMATCALVTAIPTDNSTETGHQSGMLYITPKGRLKMPVGTVALLTPTLSIPMGGSDPSSASGTMAVSVPFRFDFDELGLTDLKNNWGYVNRVARDASPQEEHKGGDRSQVYRVAENTISSSGLDGRVCLLRAICEINLDYSIEELGLLGEVLHLMLSPSKSTRHMGEYTEAETQGKAEKDCSRYHTGCPYSFFYDQKV; this is encoded by the exons ATGAGTGGTCGTGCTTCTTGCCTGACAGTCGTCCTGATGGCTACCTGTGCTCTGGTCACCGCCATTCCAACAGACAATAG CACAGAGACAGGTCACCAGTCAGGAATGCTCTACATTACACCGAAGGGTCGCCTCAAGATGCCTGTTGGAACAGTCGCCCTTTTAACTCCGACTTTGTCTATTCCTATGGGGGGTAGCGACCCCTCCTCCGCCTCAGGCACCATGGCTGTATCCGTTCCCTTTAGAT tcGATTTTGATGAGCTGGGACTGACTGATCTGAAAAACAACTGGGGATACGTAAACAGGGTGGCCCGCGACGCCTCACCCCAGGAAGAACACAAGGGGGGCGACAG ATCACAAGTGTACCGCGTGGCAGAGAACACCATCAGCTCCTCGGGTCTTGATGGAAGAGTCTGCCTTTTGAGAGCCATCTGTGAGATCAACCTGGACTACTCTATAGAGGAACTTGGTCTTCTTGGCGAGGTTCTGCATCTCATGCTGAG CCCCAGCAAGAGTACGCGACACATGGGAGAGTATACGGAGGCAGAAACACAAGGCAAAGCTGAGAAGGACTGCAGTCGGTATCACACTGGCTgtccctattccttcttctatgACCAAAAAGTatga